From the Ascochyta rabiei chromosome 14, complete sequence genome, one window contains:
- a CDS encoding U3 small nucleolar RNA-associated protein 13, with amino-acid sequence MAQRTTVRTTYEVERTLQPIYSGGSIALSEDGRILAACLGEEALLTHLSTGKELGRAEGDGEAITSLALTPSASHLIVCSRSLSMRIYALQPSETDDETIQIELLRSLKPHAGSVVTLAVDSTGTLVATGGADGVVKIWDIRAGYTTHTFHGHGGVVSALHFFQVEVTAKDDTADSSKKRKRSKSQQRSDEAQGEVTLEYRLASGAEDGKIRVWDLHKKKSIAVLDSHVSVVRTLQYSSQEKVLVSGSRDKTLILWASAKWKQQRTIAALEGVESAGFLANGQIIYSGGEHGNVRLWSTAAGQELTEEQEPGNETDEIVNILHYASLPYLISVHAEQVLNFHSLKSIELPFVEETIEPLSIFRRVSGTHDEVIDIAYVGRDRSLLALNTNSEDIRIVTLKEDAAEGRYFGADVGVLEGHEDIVICLDVDWSGHWLVTGAKDNTARLWRLDPENNSFECAAILTGHAESLGAIALPHTVPQESSAAFTDPLSHPPAYIVTGSQDRTVKRWDITKDTKKLRAKYTRKAHDKDINAIDVDPSGTLFASASQDRTVKIYSAAEGEAVGVLRGHRRGVWTVKFAPKTSQVPNSGNKGLIATGSGDKTVKIWSLSDYSCLLTLEGHSNSVLKLAWLPYRPVDARDKRGPQVASAAGDGLVRIWDSASGESMSTLDNHEDRVWALVAHPETGALVSGGGDSIITFWKDTTTSTLEAATTAETERVELDQKLQNYTYSGNYREAITLALQMDQPGRLFALFKSVAETEQPDEGSLSGLNAVDDVLGNLADEQLYKLLLRLRDWNTNVRTAPVAQKMLWTVVKSYPASRLASLRPKGKVGAKGSLKDVLDAIRAYSERHYKRVEELVDESYLLDFTLREMDEVGDVKAITNGTSRLELDRDVVMAE; translated from the exons ATGGCGCAAAGAACAACCGTCAGGACGACCTACGAGGTCGAGCGCACGTTGCAGCCAATCTACTCTGGCGGAAGCATTGCGCTTAGTGAAGATGGGCGCATCTTGGCCGCATGTCTCGGCGAGGAGGCACTGCTCACACATCTTTCGACCGGGAAGGAGTTGGGCAGGGCTGAGGGCGACGGCGAGGCCATTACATCGCTGGCTC TAACACCCTCCGCCTCGCACCTCATTGTATGCTCGCGCTCGCTGTCGATGCGCATCTATGCTCTGCAACCCTCGGAAACGGACGACGAAACCATACAAATCGAGCTCCTTCGATCGCTGAAGCCGCATGCGGGCTCTGTAGTGACGCTAGCCGTGGACAGCACGGGCACCCTCGTGGCAACCGGCGGTGCAGATGGCGTCGTCAAGATCTGGGATATCCGCGCAGGCTACACGACACATACCTTCCACGGCCATGGCGGCGTTGTGTCTGCGCTCCACTTCTTCCAGGTCGAGGTGACGGCAAAAGACGACACTGCAGACAGCAGCAAGAAGAGGAAACGGAGCAAATCCCAGCAGAGATCGGACGAAGCCCAAGGCGAAGTCACGCTGGAGTACCGACTGGCTTCCGGTGCCGAGGATGGCAAGATCCGTGTTTGGGATCTAcacaagaagaagagcatCGCTGTGCTGGACTCGCACGTATCCGTTGTGCGTACGCTGCAGTACTCGTCGCAAGAGAAGGTGCTGGTATCAGGAAGCAGAGACAAGACGCTGATACTATGGGCTTCGGCGAAATGGAAGCAACAACGCACCATTGCTGCCTTGGAAGGCGTTGAGAGCGCAGGCTTCCTCGCGAACGGACAAATCATATACTCGGGTGGAGAACATGGCAATGTTCGATTGTGGTCCACAGCAGCTGGCCAGGAGCTGACAGAAGAGCAAGAGCCAGGAAACGAGACGGATGAGATTGTCAACATACTCCACTACGCCTCCCTTCCCTACCTGATCTCGGTCCACGCTGAGCAGGTCTTGAACTTCCATTCGCTGAAATCAATCGAGCTACCTTTCGTCGAAGAAACCATCGAGCCACTCTCCATATTCCGGCGCGTATCGGGTACACACGACGAAGTGATTGACATCGCCTACGTCGGACGGGACAGGTCGCTCCTAGCCCTGAACACAAACTCCGAGGACATTCGTATAGTCACTTTGAAAGAAGATGCAGCTGAGGGGAGATATTTCGGTGCAGATGTGGGCGTGCTAGAAGGGCATGAAGACATTGTCATTTGTCTGGATGTAGATTGGTCAGGGCATTGGCTAGTCACAGGTGCCAAAGACAACACTGCGCGACTATGGCGACTGGACCCGGAGAACAACTCCTTCGAGTGCGCCGCTATTCTCACCGGTCACGCCGAGTCTCTTGGTGCAATCGCTCTTCCCCACACAGTGCCCCAAGAGTCCTCGGCCGCGTTCACAGACCCACTGTCTCACCCACCAGCGTACATTGTCACAGGTTCCCAGGATCGAACAGTGAAGCGATGGGACATCACCAAGGATACAAAGAAGCTACGTGCAAAGTACACACGGAAGGCCCACGACAAAGACATCAACGCTATCGATGTCGATCCTTCTGGCACCCTCTTCGCATCAGCATCACAGGACAGGACAGTCAAGATCTATTCGGCAGCGGAAGGTGAAGCCGTCGGTGTCCTTCGAGGGCATCGCCGTGGCGTCTGGACAGTCAAGTTCGCACCAAAAACGTCACAGGTTCCGAACTCTGGCAACAAGGGCCTGATAGCCACAGGAAGTGGAGATAAGACTGTCAAGATTTGGAGCCTATCAGACTACTCCTGCTTACTGACACTTGAAGGCCACTCTAACAGTGTGCTCAAGCTCGCATGGCTACCCTATCGACCCGTCGACGCGCGCGACAAGCGTGGCCCGCAGGTAGCATCCGCCGCTGGTGACGGTCTTGTCAGGATCTGGGACTCTGCTTCAGGTGAATCCATGTCTACACTCGACAACCACGAAGACCGCGTCTGGGCTCTCGTCGCACACCCCGAAACAGGCGCCTTGGTGTCTGGTGGCGGAGACAGCATCATCACTTTCTGGAAAGACACAACCACCTCAACACTGGAAGCCGCCACAACAGCCGAAACAGAGCGTGTAGAGCTCGACCAGAAGTTGCAGAACTACACATATTCAGGCAACTACCGTGAAGCCATCACCCTGGCGCTACAGATGGATCAGCCAGGCCGCTTGTTCGCTCTCTTCAAGAGCGTTGCCGAGACAGAACAACCAGACGAGGGGAGCCTGTCTGGTCTCAACGCCGTCGACGATGTCCTAGGAAACCTCGCGGACGAACAACTCTACAAACTCCTCCTTCGCCTGCGCGACTGGAACACAAACGTCCGAACCGCACCCGTAGCTCAAAAGATGCTCTGGACAGTCGTCAAGTCGTATCCTGCCTCGAGATTGGCCAGCCTGAGACCAAAAGGCAAGGTCGGAGCCAAGGGCAGCCTGAAGGATGTTCTCGATGCGATACGCGCGTACTCGGAGAGGCACTACAAGAGGGTCGAGGAGTTGGTGGACGAGAGCTATCTCTTGGACTTTACGCTCAGGGAGATGGACGAGGTGGGCGATGTGAAGGCCATCACGAATGGTACGTCACGGCTGGAATTGGACCGTGATGTGGTCATGGCGGAATAA
- a CDS encoding Catechol O-methyltransferase, with protein sequence MGSFDQSKAYAAQEEEGAFFDDGREIELLHFVYSHPNIEKIRGSPENVLAAIDEYGRTKKYLMNVGEDKGRIVTDLIAETKPKTMVELGGYVGYSCVLFGAAVRKAGGQRYFSLERDPAFAAVTMSLVDLAGLSDVVKVIVGSSDESIARLYQSGQLKHIDLMFLDHYKPAYTTDLKLCEELGLITEGSVLAADNVIKPGNPPYLKYVRSTVEEKVKEAKQSGSSNTEGIAETNVKMYEKRYGEAKFNQSPGKPTLIYESKLVNSYEPTGVPDGIEITRCTGEQK encoded by the exons atgGGCAGCTTCGATCAGAGTAAAGCATACGCAGcgcaggaggaggagggtGCCTTTTTTGACGATGGTCGCGAAATTGAGCTTCTACACTTCGTTTACTCCCATCCTAACATTGAGAAGATCCGGGGTTCACCCGAAAACGTTCTCGCAGCCATTGACGAGTATGGGCGAACGAAGAAGTACCTCATGAACGTCGGAGAGGACAAGGGCCGCATAGTGACAGATCTGATCGCGGAAACCAAGCCCAAGACAATG GTCGAACTTGGTGGCTACGTTGGCTACTCGTGCGTGCTCTTTGGTGCAGCAGTCCGGAAAGCTGGAGGGCAACGATACTTCAGCTTGGAGCGTGATCCTGCGTTCGCTGCAGTCACCATGTCTCTGGTGGATCTAGCAGGTCTCTCCGACGTCGTCAAGGTCATTGTTGGCTCCAGCGATGAATCAATTGCTCGCCTGTACCAATCTGGTCAGCTGAAGCACATCGATCTCATGTTCCTGGACCATTACAAGCCTGCCTATACAACCGACCTCAAGCTGTGCGAAGAACTGGGTCTGATCACAGAGGGCTCAGTATTGGCCGCCGATAACGTGATCAAGCCCGGCAATCCACCATACCTCAAGTATGTCAGGAGCACTGTAGAGGAAAAAGTGAAGGAGGCGAAGCAGAGTGGTTCCAGCAACACCGAGGGTATTGCGGAGACCAACGTTAAGATGTACGAGAAGAGGTACGGCGAGGCCAAGTTCAATCAAAGCCCTGGAAAGCCGACTCTCATCTACGAGAGCAAGTTGGTGAACAGTTATGAACCGACAGGTGTACCT GATGGTATCGAGATTACTCGCTGTACCGGAGAACAGAAATGA
- a CDS encoding 3-dehydroquinate synthase: protein MSDLKATVAETKNGFHVEGYEKIEYDFTFMDGVFNPANPQLANCYERWGRCLAIMDLNIYNVYGKDMQAYFDHYNMPLTIHKTMIGEKAKSIETFLSIVDSMTDFGIIRKEPVLVVGGGLVTDVAGFSCAAYRRNTNFIRIPTTVIGLIDASVSIKVAVNYGNYKNRLGAYHAPIHTFLDFSFLKTLPEAQVRNGFAELIKISTCAHKPTFDLLDKYCEKLITSRFGREGDDQEVRQAADTINRAGIHEMLKLETPNLHEIGLDRVIAYGHTWSPLHELSPPTPLRHGHAISIDMAYSATLANQRGLLSDEEHRRLLNLFSRAGLSMDHELFDEDMLDKATQAILKTRDGLLRAAVPNPIGTCVFLNDVSAEEMNKALRKHKELMKEYPRNGEGLEAYVDASDTGYTQNDVPIEDALQKNQVAEKLSNGKADGLPNGKQQANNGIPAGLQGIANGYSNGYKN from the exons ATGTCAGACCTTAAAGCTACTGTCGCCGAGACTAAGAACGGCTTCCACGTCGAGGGTTATGAGAAGATCGAATATGACTTCACCTTCATGGATGGCGTCTTCAACCCCGCCAACCCTCAGCTTGCCAACTGCTACGAGCGATGGGGCCGCTGCCTTGCCATTATGGACCTGAACATTTACAATGTCTATGGCAAGGACATGCAGGCATACTTTGACCACTACAACATGCCCTTGACCATCCACAAGACCATGATTGGCGAGAAGGCCAAGTCGATTGAGACCTTCTTGAGCATCGTCGACTCTATGACCGACTTTGGTATCATCCGCAAGGAGCCCGTCcttgttgtt GGTGGTGGTCTGGTGACCGATGTTGCTGG ATTCTCGTGCGCAGCATACCGCAGGAATACCAACTTCATCCGTATCCCCACCACAGTCATTGGTCTCATCGACGCCAGTGTCAGTATTAAGGTTGCCGTCAACTACGGCAACTACAAGAACAGGCTCGGTGCATACCACGCCCCAATCCACACCTTCTTGGACTTCTCGTTCTTGAAGACCCTGCCTGAGGCACAAGTCCGAAACGGCTTTGCTGAGTTGATCAAGATCTCGACATGTGCTCACAAGCCTACATTCGATCTTCTTGACAAGTACTGCGAGAAGCTGATCACTTCTCGCTTTGGTCGCGAGGGTGATGATCAGGAGGTCCGTCAGGCTGCTGACACCATCAACCGTGCTGGAATCCATGAGATGTTGAAGCTGGAGACACCCAACCTTCATGAAATCGGCCTTGACCGTGTCATTGCCTACGGCCACACATGGAGTCCTCTTCACGAG CTCTCCCCCCCTACTCCCCTTCGTCACGGACACGCCATCTCCATCGACATGGCTTACTCAGCGACCTTGGCCAACCAGCGTGGTCTTCTCTCGGATGAGGAGCACCGCAGGCTGCTAAACCTTTTCAGCCGTGCCGGTCTGTCCATGGACCACGAGCTATTCGATGAGGACATGCTCGACAAGGCTACACAGGCCATCCTCAAGACCCGTGACGGTCTTCTTCGCGCTGCTGTTCCTAACCCCATTGGTACCTGTGTCTTCTTGAACGACGTCTCCGCCGAGGAGATGAACAAGGCTCTGCGAAAGCACAAGGAACTAATGAAGGAGTACCCCCGCAACGGAGAGGGTCTTGAGGCCTATGTCGATGCTTCCGACACAGGGTACACACAGAACGATGTACCCATCGAGGATGCATTGCAGAAGAACCAGGTTGCCGAGAAGCTAAGCAATGGTAAGGCTGACGGGCTGCCTAACGGCAAGCAGCAGGCCAACAACGGCATTCCTGCCGGTCTGCAGGGTATTGCCAACGGCTACTCCAATGGTTACAAGAACTAA
- a CDS encoding Protein-tyrosine-phosphatase, which produces MASKTAAQAINPADAEDLNTPLKSVLNFRDVGEFINRATGTKRLKTRLLYRGARPDEATVRDRERLVKEYGVKSIIDLRTKTEHIEQAQKRDAKIKASAAIPQSNDDVAGPLKMPEVTYHEINFNGSAFSRMLISKLTWMEFFRLAGLMIFGHRLNAIKILSPHMEAMGLVGLAKSSIDVCTKEVKQVFDVFADDRNWPVLVHCTQGKDRTGLIVMLLLWLAQIDDEVIEEDYLLSEPELAPEKESRMKEIGAIGLSEQFAVCPPGLAKEVHSHIQEKYGGVEKYLVEKVGVSKETLRNVRRRMLAADS; this is translated from the exons ATGGCTTCAAAGACGGCTGCGCAGGCAATTAACCCGGCCGATGCCGAAGATCTCAATACGCCACTCAAGAGCGTGCTCAACTTTCGTGATGTTGGCGAGTTTATAAACAGAGCCACGGGAACAAA GCGTTTGAAGACAAGATTACTGTATCGAGGTGCTCGACCAG ACGAAGCAACAGTTCGGGATAGGGAAAGACTTGTGAAGGAGTATGGAGTCAAGAGCATTATCGACCTTCGAACAAA AACCGAACACATCGAACAAGCCCAGAAGCGAGACGCCAAGATCAAGGCGTCAGCTGCAATTCCTCAATCCAACGACGATGTTGCCGGGCCGCTGAAGATGCCCGAGGTCACGTACCACGAGATCAACTTCAACGGCTCCGCCTTCTCGCGCATGCTTATCTCCAAGCTCACCTGGATGGAGTTCTTTCGACTAGCTGGACTTATGATTTTCGGACATCGTCTCAATGCGATCAAGATCCTCTCGCCCCATATGGAGGCAATGGGCCTCGTGGGTCTGGCAAAGAGCTCAATAGACGTATGCACCAAGGAAGTCAAACAGGTCTTTGATGTGTTTGCAGACGACAGGAATTGGCCTGTACTGGTCCACTGCACGCAAGGCAAAGACCGAACGGGCTTGATTGTAATGCTTCTCCTGTGGTTGGCCCAGATCGACGATGAGGTTATCGAGGAGGATTATCTGCTATCAGAGCCCGAGCTTGCACCAGAGAAGGAGTCGCGAATGAAGGAAATCGGCGCGATTGGCCTATCTGAGCAGTTCGCCGTGTGCCCGCCAGGCCTGGCCAAGGAGGTCCATTCGCACATCCAGGAGAAGTATGGCGGTGTTGAGAAGTACCTAGTGGAGAAGGTTGGGGTTAGCAAGGAGACGCTAAGGAACGTAAGGAGGAGGATGCTGGCAGCTGATTCGTAG
- a CDS encoding Sphingolipid C(9)-methyltransferase yields MSGKTSEETFEFIETPAASSTVSEFDCGVKTTSYPTIANAPLPAEGSGRESFSNYFLISLLVGVPAYFTWNLGGGFKTWVFLALLLALPILGPFWWLTSEFAPRKNEKARLPGKNIEHYLKFKKEEDRDAYYGKKKIPIETFQEKYFDGEIELNGDMLEILEWRHDWSKPRFTLGLIKHFLFGMIPEMIVHSKSQDEEQVRDHYDRGDDFYGWFLGPRMIYTSGIISDINKEESLEQLQDNKMAIVCEKIGVKKGEKMLDIGCGWGTLSKFASVNYGAHVTGITLGRNQTAWGNSGLKKAGVQEDQSRILCMDYREIPVPSGGYDKITCLEMAEHVGVRHLSGFFRQVYDMLEDDGVFFLQIAGLRKAWQFEDFTWGLFMNKYVFPGADASTPLGFVIDTLEGAGFEVKMVDTIGVHYSATLWRWYRNWLGNKDKVNAKYGARWYRIWEYFLAYSTIASRQGSATCFQITCVKNLNAVHRIDGINTQFSLAGALESSKAKSANLLPKNV; encoded by the exons ATGAGCGGCAAAACCTCTGAGGAGACTTTCGAGTTCATCGAAACGCCTGCGGCGTCTTCGACCGTCTCGGAGTTCGATTGCGGGGTCAAGACCACTTCG TACCCCACGATTGCCAATGCTCCTCTCCCCGCCGAGGGCTCCGGCCGCGAGTCGTTCTCGAATTACTTCCTCATCTCGCTGCTTGTCGGTGTCCCCGCCTACTTCACATGGAACCTGGGCGGAGGCTTCAAGACTTGGGTCTTCCTTGCCCTTCTCTTGGCCCTGCCTATTCTCGGTCCCTTTTGGTGGCTGACCTCTGAGTTTGCGCCCCGCAAGAACGAGAAGGCCAGGCTGCCTGGCAAGAACATCGAGCACTACCTGAAGTtcaagaaggaggaggatcGCGACGCCTACTAtggcaagaagaagatcCCGATCGAGACTTTCCAAGAGAAGTACTTTGATGGCGAGATTGAGCTCAACGGCGATATGCTCGAGATCCTCGAATGGCGCCACGACTGGTCCAAGCCCCGCTTCACTCTCGGTCTGATCAAGCACTTCCTCTTCGGCATGATTCCTGAAATGATTGTTCACTCCAAGTCTCAGG ACGAAGAGCAGGTCCGAGACCACTACGACCGCGGTGACGACTTCTACGGCTGGTTCCTCGGCCCACGCATGATCTACACTTCCGGTATCATCTCTGACATCAACAAGGAAGAGTCCCTTGAGCAGCTTCAGGACAACAAGATGGCTATCGTTTGCGAGAAGATCGGCGTCAAGAAGGGCGAGAAGATGCTCGACATTGGCTGCGGATGGGGCACTCTCTCCAAGTTCGCCTCCGTCAACTACGGTGCCCACGTCACTGGTATCACACTCGGTCGCAACCAGACTGCCTGGGGCAACAGCGGTCTCAAGAAGGCTGGTGTCCAAGAAGACCAGTCCAGGATTCTCTGCATGGATTACCGCGAGATCCCCGTGCCCTCTGGTGGTTACGACAAGATCACTTGTCTCGAGATGGCTGAGCACGTCGGTGTTCGTCACTTGAGTGGCTTCTTCCGTCAGGTTTACGACATGCTCGAGGATGACGGTGTCTTCTTCCTGCAGATCGCTGGTCTCCGCAAGGCATGGCAATTTGAGGACTTCACCTGGGGTCTTTTCATGAACAAATACGTCTTCCCTGGTGCTGACGCTTCTACTCCGCTTGGCTTCGTTATTGACACTCTCGAGGGTGCTGGTTTCGAGGTCAAGATGGTCGACACAATTGGTGTCCACTACTCGGCTACCCTATGGAGGTGGTACCGTAACTGGCTTGGCAACAAGGACAAGGTCAATGCCAAGTACGGCGCCCGCTGGTACCGCATCTGGGAATACTTCCTTGCCTACTCCACGATCGCGTCTCGCCAGGGTTCCGCCACTTGCTTCCAGATCACCTGCGTCAAGAACCTCAACGCTGTTCACCGCATCGATGGTATCAACACTCAGTTCTCTCTGGCTGGTGCTCTCGAGTCAAGCAAGGCTAAGAGCGCCAACCTCCTCCCCAAGAATGTCTAG